A genomic stretch from bacterium includes:
- the rpsJ gene encoding 30S ribosomal protein S10, producing MVKSTTKKKSVKVVAKADAVSKLRIRARAYEHKILDASVKQIMDTALRFDAEVLGPIPLPTEIKKYTVNRASFVFKNSREQFEMRVHKRLIDIINPGAKVIEALTNLSLPSGVNIDVKML from the coding sequence ATGGTTAAATCCACCACAAAAAAGAAGAGCGTCAAAGTCGTCGCCAAAGCGGATGCTGTTTCAAAGCTTCGCATTCGCGCCCGAGCTTATGAGCACAAAATCCTTGACGCGTCCGTAAAGCAGATAATGGATACCGCCTTGCGCTTTGACGCGGAAGTTCTCGGCCCCATTCCTCTTCCTACGGAAATAAAAAAGTACACAGTCAATCGTGCTTCTTTTGTTTTCAAAAACTCAAGAGAACAGTTTGAGATGCGTGTGCATAAACGCCTAATAGACATCATAAATCCCGGAGCAAAGGTAATAGAGGCGCTTACGAATCTTTCTCTGCCTTCCGGAGTAAACATTGACGTAAAAATGTTGTAG
- the tuf gene encoding elongation factor Tu, producing the protein MADFDRSKPHVNVGTIGHVDHGKTTLTAAILNVLNRAGQNVKLRGVDQIDSAPEEKARGITIALSHNEYETDARHYAHIDAPGHADYIKNMITGAAQMDGAVLVVAATDGVMPQTREHILLAKQVGVPKIIVFLNKCDMVPETDLIDLVEEEVRELLDKYEFDGKTAPVIRGSALKALESPNNDDEWSKKVLELASALDTYIPQPVRDVEKPFLMPIEDIFSIEGRGTVVTGRIERGVVKVGEEVEIVGIKPTSKTTVTGIEMFNKSLQEGMAGDNAGVLLRGTKKEDVHRGQVLAKTGSVTPHTEFEAEVYVLKKEEGGRHTPFFTGYKPQFYIRTTDVTGEVSLPEGKEMVMPGDTITFKVKLVAPVALEEKQRFAVREGGKTVGAGVVTKVVA; encoded by the coding sequence ATGGCAGATTTTGATAGAAGCAAGCCGCACGTAAACGTCGGCACAATAGGCCACGTTGACCACGGCAAAACGACTCTTACCGCCGCGATACTGAATGTATTAAATCGCGCCGGCCAGAACGTAAAACTCCGAGGTGTTGATCAGATTGACTCGGCTCCGGAAGAGAAAGCTCGTGGTATTACCATAGCTCTTTCGCACAACGAGTACGAAACGGATGCTCGCCACTACGCGCACATAGATGCTCCGGGTCACGCCGATTACATCAAAAACATGATTACCGGCGCGGCCCAGATGGACGGCGCGGTTTTGGTGGTTGCCGCCACGGACGGCGTTATGCCTCAGACCAGAGAGCATATACTGCTTGCAAAACAAGTAGGTGTTCCTAAAATAATCGTATTTTTAAACAAATGCGACATGGTACCGGAAACGGACCTTATTGACCTCGTTGAAGAGGAAGTGCGAGAGCTTTTGGACAAATACGAATTTGACGGAAAGACCGCGCCGGTTATACGAGGTTCCGCTTTGAAAGCGCTTGAATCGCCAAATAACGACGACGAATGGTCAAAGAAAGTGCTTGAACTCGCAAGCGCGCTTGATACATACATACCACAGCCCGTAAGAGACGTTGAAAAACCGTTCCTTATGCCCATTGAAGACATTTTCTCCATTGAAGGTCGCGGTACTGTAGTTACAGGCCGTATTGAAAGAGGAGTTGTTAAGGTCGGCGAGGAAGTTGAAATAGTCGGTATCAAGCCGACATCCAAAACCACCGTTACGGGCATAGAAATGTTTAACAAATCGTTGCAGGAAGGCATGGCCGGAGACAACGCCGGAGTATTGCTTCGCGGAACCAAGAAAGAAGACGTTCACCGAGGACAGGTTTTGGCCAAGACCGGCTCTGTTACACCCCACACGGAATTTGAAGCTGAAGTTTATGTCTTGAAAAAAGAAGAAGGCGGTCGTCACACTCCGTTCTTTACCGGCTACAAACCGCAATTTTACATCCGCACAACGGATGTTACCGGAGAAGTTTCTTTGCCTGAAGGCAAAGAAATGGTTATGCCCGGAGACACTATCACTTTCAAGGTAAAACTTGTCGCCCCTGTCGCTTTGGAAGAAAAACAGCGTTTTGCCGTCCGTGAAGGAGGCAAGACGGTGGGAGCGGGAGTAGTCACCAAAGTCGTTGCGTAG